In a single window of the Desulfovibrio mangrovi genome:
- a CDS encoding terminase small subunit → MSRLTPQQKRFAEEYLIDLDADAAARRAGYSEAGCRRAAVRNMRHAGVREAIREAREQRIERVQVTQDMVLRELAAIGFTTMADVCRWSGDSLELLDSGSLSTEQAAAIAEITETTTSRGGTVRVKLHSKLKALEMLARHVGLYEERTDDAEPAADACLPVISPELREKLDAMYGVSRICGGGDREADRQTGRVEDVAVPKNGGMASAHEPSLAAVKRKRPSSERGGGRFGEENAGGHEEGFEDEPDWDSFGSGDDGDF, encoded by the coding sequence ATGAGCAGGCTTACACCGCAACAGAAGCGATTTGCTGAGGAATACCTGATTGACCTTGATGCGGATGCAGCCGCACGCAGGGCCGGATACAGCGAGGCTGGCTGCAGGCGTGCCGCCGTTCGCAACATGCGGCATGCCGGAGTGAGGGAGGCCATACGCGAAGCGCGGGAGCAGCGTATCGAGCGTGTGCAGGTGACACAGGATATGGTGCTCCGCGAGCTTGCAGCCATCGGTTTTACCACCATGGCGGACGTGTGCCGCTGGTCCGGAGACTCGTTGGAACTTCTTGATTCCGGCTCGCTCAGTACTGAACAGGCGGCTGCCATTGCCGAGATAACGGAAACCACGACATCCCGTGGCGGTACCGTGCGGGTGAAGCTGCACTCCAAGCTCAAGGCCCTTGAGATGCTGGCACGCCACGTGGGATTGTATGAGGAACGGACGGATGATGCCGAGCCTGCAGCAGACGCCTGCCTGCCTGTCATCTCACCAGAATTACGGGAGAAGCTGGACGCCATGTATGGCGTGTCCCGCATCTGTGGCGGCGGTGACAGGGAGGCGGACAGGCAGACGGGGCGTGTTGAAGACGTGGCTGTCCCTAAGAACGGGGGCATGGCGTCTGCACATGAGCCATCATTAGCTGCTGTGAAGAGGAAGAGGCCATCCTCCGAACGGGGCGGGGGCCGCTTTGGTGAAGAAAACGCAGGGGGGCACGAAGAAGGATTCGAAGACGAACCGGACTGGGATTCTTTCGGGTCCGGTGACGATGGCGATTTCTAG
- a CDS encoding diguanylate cyclase domain-containing protein: MDQPPKDTRQYGVSAVLIFVLATLAATLYQYVTSEILPQGSPLRLALPVAAGILATLFIRLLSARHCSRCPLPAENAEQREAQEKQQIELARQRRKTAEAERQAMALQRHAAESVHSDLAMKRHESRFQVAFHATPDPILFINADTGLVMDLNESFLHLLGISWREVMGAPIQDILHWHSQEDQDRYATLRQTGSVSNLRADIRDSGGRARQFLISARAIELDGVRSDIIIARDITDIESLRHELASKTELLESILRHIPYYIFWKDTNHHYLGANALFRSAFPNAALQRVEDFADDELDNRMLRKSPHTQGTRQEDQHVMASGVPIINAERSMFINEEGQPPRQADVLVSKVPLRDNQGSISGMLGIIADVSDLRQQERQFLMLLNGIPDPAWIKDAEGRYSVANRALGELLGKAPADLAGLTDNDLLPEEMARRCSANERAVVQTGMPLRNDELCQTNGKSKWFEVIRQPLTEETPEGFIRVLGTMGIARDISERRKAEDEIRTLSRAIEQSSTAVAITTREGIVEYVNPRYTEITGLLPAQAHNRQPAILHSLPEITPDEVWKLIQCGEQWRGEFEYARKGGASCWLLASISPVMNDAGSILNALIVLDDITQRKEQEEYIRFMAMNDGLTSLPNRRLFMNRLRQAAAMYQRDNTPFALLFLDLNNFKEINDTLGHDAGDLVLKTIADRISESLREVDFAARLGGDEFVVLLHNIRNETEIHKAATRIAEAVRLPVTINGQERQVETAIGIALCPQHGTDPDSLLTMADKAMYQCKSAPQVPYITSEIQSEYGN; the protein is encoded by the coding sequence ATGGATCAGCCCCCAAAGGATACAAGACAGTACGGCGTTTCAGCCGTGCTCATCTTTGTCCTGGCAACTCTCGCCGCCACTCTCTACCAGTATGTGACTTCGGAGATCCTGCCACAGGGCTCCCCGTTGCGACTGGCGCTTCCAGTTGCCGCCGGCATTCTTGCCACACTCTTCATCAGACTGCTCTCTGCACGCCACTGTTCCCGATGCCCTCTGCCCGCAGAAAACGCAGAACAGCGGGAGGCTCAGGAAAAACAGCAAATTGAACTTGCCAGACAACGCCGCAAGACTGCCGAAGCCGAGAGGCAGGCCATGGCATTGCAACGGCATGCTGCAGAGTCCGTGCATTCAGACCTTGCGATGAAGCGTCACGAAAGCCGTTTTCAGGTGGCCTTTCATGCCACACCGGACCCCATTCTCTTCATCAATGCAGACACGGGGCTGGTCATGGATCTGAACGAGAGTTTTCTGCACCTGCTGGGCATAAGCTGGCGCGAAGTCATGGGCGCACCTATACAAGACATCCTCCACTGGCATTCCCAGGAGGATCAGGATCGCTATGCCACCCTCCGCCAGACCGGTTCCGTCAGCAACCTGCGGGCCGACATCCGCGATTCCGGCGGCAGAGCACGGCAGTTTCTCATCTCTGCCCGCGCCATTGAACTGGACGGCGTGCGCAGCGACATCATCATCGCCCGCGACATCACGGACATTGAAAGCCTGCGCCACGAACTGGCCAGCAAGACAGAACTGCTCGAATCCATCCTGCGGCACATTCCCTATTATATATTCTGGAAGGATACGAACCATCACTATCTCGGAGCCAACGCCCTGTTCCGCTCCGCATTTCCGAATGCGGCCTTGCAACGCGTGGAAGACTTCGCGGATGACGAGCTTGATAACCGCATGCTCCGGAAATCCCCCCACACGCAGGGAACCCGTCAGGAAGACCAGCATGTCATGGCATCAGGCGTTCCCATCATCAATGCGGAACGCTCCATGTTCATCAACGAGGAAGGCCAGCCCCCGCGGCAGGCAGATGTTCTGGTAAGCAAGGTGCCCCTGCGGGACAATCAGGGCAGCATTTCCGGCATGCTCGGCATTATTGCGGATGTATCAGACCTGCGCCAGCAGGAACGGCAGTTCCTCATGCTACTCAACGGCATACCGGACCCCGCATGGATCAAGGACGCCGAAGGACGCTACAGCGTTGCCAACCGCGCACTCGGGGAACTATTGGGCAAGGCACCGGCAGACCTTGCTGGGCTTACGGACAACGACCTGCTGCCGGAAGAGATGGCCAGACGCTGCTCGGCCAACGAGCGGGCTGTGGTACAAACCGGCATGCCGCTGCGTAATGACGAATTATGCCAGACCAACGGCAAATCCAAGTGGTTTGAAGTCATCCGCCAACCCCTGACCGAAGAAACGCCGGAAGGGTTTATCCGCGTTCTCGGCACCATGGGCATTGCCCGCGACATCTCGGAACGGCGCAAGGCCGAAGATGAAATCAGAACCCTATCGCGGGCCATTGAGCAAAGCTCCACCGCAGTTGCCATTACGACACGGGAAGGCATCGTGGAATACGTGAATCCCCGCTACACGGAAATCACCGGCCTTCTGCCTGCCCAAGCCCACAACAGGCAGCCGGCCATTCTGCACAGTCTGCCGGAGATCACGCCGGACGAGGTGTGGAAGCTCATTCAATGCGGGGAACAATGGAGAGGGGAATTCGAATATGCTCGCAAGGGCGGCGCATCGTGCTGGCTGCTGGCGTCCATCTCGCCCGTGATGAACGATGCGGGCAGCATTCTGAACGCACTGATAGTACTGGACGACATAACCCAAAGAAAGGAGCAGGAGGAATACATCCGCTTCATGGCCATGAACGACGGCCTGACCTCCCTGCCAAACCGCCGACTGTTCATGAACAGGCTGCGGCAGGCTGCGGCCATGTACCAACGCGACAATACGCCATTCGCCCTGCTCTTCCTCGACCTGAATAATTTCAAGGAGATCAACGATACGCTGGGCCACGATGCGGGCGATCTGGTACTGAAAACCATAGCAGACCGCATTTCCGAAAGCCTGCGGGAAGTTGACTTCGCCGCACGGCTCGGCGGCGACGAATTCGTCGTGCTACTGCACAACATCAGAAACGAGACGGAGATTCACAAGGCCGCGACCCGCATCGCCGAAGCCGTCCGCCTGCCCGTTACGATCAACGGGCAGGAAAGACAGGTGGAAACCGCCATCGGTATAGCCCTGTGTCCGCAGCACGGCACAGATCCCGACTCGCTGCTGACCATGGCGGACAAGGCCATGTACCAGTGCAAATCGGCACCTCAGGTCCCCTACATTACCAGCGAGATCCAAAGCGAATACGGGAACTAG
- the sppA gene encoding signal peptide peptidase SppA: MRINPRLATIFLFFAVITLSGCAPKVKLFGEPSPLQQYTLQGDGDDKILLINIHGVIDNKPSRGWLSSRPGMVQQVVTRLDAAREDDAIRSVLLVIDSPGGGVTASDVIQHELARYKKDTGNKVVALFMDIAASGGYYIATAADGIVAHPSTVTGSIGTVFIRPQVSGLMDKIGVEAIVTKSGAHKDMGSPFREETEEEQALFQTMIDTMNNRFQTLVQESRKLSQTQASLFADARILTANQALEAGLVDRIGYMEDALRMVEEKAGIENPRVVAYRESSFPNESVYNNMETRTADSAALINISLAEFLAVPRTGFYYLWAPEYVR; encoded by the coding sequence ATGCGAATCAATCCCCGCCTTGCAACGATATTCCTGTTCTTCGCGGTGATCACGCTCTCAGGCTGCGCCCCGAAGGTAAAGCTCTTCGGCGAGCCTTCTCCCCTGCAACAGTACACCCTGCAAGGCGATGGCGACGACAAGATACTGCTCATCAACATACACGGCGTCATAGACAACAAACCCAGCCGCGGCTGGCTCAGTTCCCGGCCGGGCATGGTCCAGCAGGTGGTTACACGACTGGATGCCGCACGGGAAGACGATGCCATCCGTTCCGTGCTGCTGGTCATCGACAGTCCCGGCGGCGGTGTGACCGCAAGCGATGTCATCCAGCATGAGCTGGCCCGCTACAAAAAGGATACGGGCAACAAGGTTGTCGCCCTGTTCATGGATATTGCTGCCTCCGGCGGGTACTACATCGCCACGGCGGCAGACGGCATCGTCGCCCATCCTTCCACGGTGACAGGCTCCATCGGCACAGTGTTCATCAGACCGCAGGTTTCAGGTCTCATGGACAAAATCGGCGTAGAGGCCATTGTCACAAAATCCGGTGCCCACAAGGACATGGGCTCTCCTTTCAGGGAAGAAACCGAAGAAGAGCAGGCCCTGTTCCAGACCATGATCGACACAATGAACAACCGTTTCCAGACGCTTGTGCAGGAGAGCAGAAAGCTCTCGCAAACGCAGGCATCCCTGTTTGCCGACGCACGCATCCTCACCGCCAATCAAGCTCTTGAGGCAGGATTGGTGGACAGAATCGGATATATGGAAGATGCATTGCGCATGGTGGAAGAAAAGGCGGGAATTGAAAACCCGAGGGTAGTGGCCTATCGCGAGTCCAGCTTCCCCAATGAGAGCGTCTACAACAACATGGAAACACGGACAGCGGACAGTGCCGCCCTCATCAACATCAGTCTTGCCGAATTTCTGGCGGTTCCCAGAACAGGTTTTTACTACCTCTGGGCACCCGAATACGTCAGATAG
- a CDS encoding Smr/MutS family protein, producing MSFEDANPFKKLDKLLFKDAEDPKGKKQKDTLVRKTSAAKSGKMGNAKSPSGNGAAVNDMLQEEGAADFMRAMTGVARLEKAKSSKAGGGASSSAKADVAGTLAHGKSSQPPQDEGIFSMADLEEFKQVAKKGTSQEIKSSHEDSDARKRSRDAVVKRETLTVQQAEDMQSHGEDAEEDAFMQAMEGVSGITSRGRDIRKRPELAQKGQGAAHAAQALQDLLDGTIEFQLEYTEEFIQGHVSGFDPVVLGKLRAGQYSPEAHLDLHGMVAQEAYDALVMFMRMAYNKGMRNVLLIPGRGKNSPEGFGVLRQKMQHWLTRDPFKRVVLAFCTAQPRDGGAGAVYVMLRKMKKSHGKIQWDRTPSDPDLFV from the coding sequence ATGTCTTTTGAGGATGCCAATCCGTTCAAGAAGCTGGATAAATTGTTGTTCAAGGATGCTGAAGACCCGAAGGGAAAGAAGCAGAAGGATACCCTTGTCCGGAAGACGTCGGCCGCCAAGTCCGGCAAGATGGGGAACGCCAAGTCGCCCAGCGGAAACGGTGCTGCTGTTAATGACATGTTGCAGGAAGAAGGGGCTGCTGACTTCATGCGTGCCATGACAGGGGTTGCCCGTCTGGAAAAAGCCAAGTCGTCCAAGGCGGGCGGCGGTGCTTCCTCTTCTGCAAAGGCGGACGTTGCCGGAACTTTGGCGCATGGTAAGAGCAGTCAGCCGCCACAGGATGAGGGTATTTTTTCCATGGCCGATCTTGAAGAGTTCAAGCAGGTTGCCAAGAAGGGAACCTCGCAGGAGATCAAGTCTTCCCACGAGGATAGCGATGCCAGAAAGCGTTCCCGGGATGCCGTTGTGAAGCGCGAGACGCTGACCGTGCAGCAGGCGGAAGATATGCAGAGCCATGGGGAAGACGCGGAAGAGGATGCTTTCATGCAGGCCATGGAGGGCGTTTCCGGCATCACTTCGCGCGGGCGGGATATTCGCAAGCGGCCTGAACTTGCTCAGAAGGGGCAGGGGGCGGCCCATGCCGCGCAGGCGTTGCAGGACCTGCTGGATGGCACCATAGAGTTTCAGCTTGAATACACGGAAGAGTTCATACAGGGACACGTCAGCGGTTTTGATCCTGTGGTGCTTGGCAAGCTTCGCGCAGGTCAGTACAGCCCCGAGGCGCATCTTGATCTGCATGGCATGGTGGCGCAGGAAGCCTATGATGCCTTGGTGATGTTCATGCGCATGGCCTACAACAAGGGAATGCGGAACGTACTGCTCATTCCCGGACGGGGCAAGAACTCACCGGAAGGCTTCGGGGTGTTGCGTCAGAAAATGCAGCATTGGCTGACAAGGGATCCCTTCAAGCGGGTCGTTCTGGCTTTTTGTACCGCACAGCCCAGAGATGGCGGTGCAGGGGCTGTATACGTCATGTTGCGCAAGATGAAGAAGAGCCACGGAAAGATTCAGTGGGATCGGACACCTTCGGATCCCGACCTGTTTGTGTAG
- a CDS encoding tetratricopeptide repeat protein translates to MLKTFGICLCLIFALAGCGKSESAPLGRFNPVGTAGIYNEQAERAFAKAHVLWRGERCTDPDQAIKWLTEAITLEPEYAQAWLRRGLAYSDKGWYDLALDDLNKAVRLAPTVESYSYRGLVEMRLGNLMGAERDLTRAIDMDSNYHRAWNFRAATRLLDERITAACDDFKTGCKKGDCTGWDNAVQQGICE, encoded by the coding sequence ATGCTTAAAACATTTGGCATTTGTCTGTGCCTTATCTTTGCGCTGGCCGGTTGCGGCAAGAGCGAGTCTGCTCCTTTGGGGCGTTTCAATCCTGTGGGAACGGCGGGCATATATAATGAGCAGGCGGAGCGTGCCTTTGCCAAGGCTCATGTGCTGTGGCGGGGGGAGCGTTGCACTGATCCCGATCAGGCCATAAAGTGGCTGACGGAAGCGATTACGCTGGAGCCGGAGTATGCGCAGGCGTGGCTGCGCCGCGGTTTGGCCTATTCAGACAAGGGGTGGTACGATCTTGCTCTGGACGACTTGAACAAAGCGGTCAGGCTGGCCCCGACCGTTGAGTCTTATTCCTACAGAGGACTTGTGGAGATGCGCCTCGGTAACCTTATGGGAGCGGAGCGTGACCTTACCCGCGCCATAGACATGGATTCGAATTATCACAGGGCGTGGAACTTCCGCGCGGCGACCCGACTTCTGGATGAACGGATTACCGCTGCCTGCGATGACTTCAAAACCGGCTGCAAGAAAGGGGATTGTACTGGTTGGGATAATGCCGTGCAGCAAGGCATCTGCGAGTAA